One Parageobacillus sp. KH3-4 genomic region harbors:
- a CDS encoding acyl-CoA carboxylase subunit beta, with amino-acid sequence MQTNDVVNKQNEKLTEQLMERTKKIESGGAAKYHEKNAAQGKLFVRDRLKLLLDSGLEFEDALFANCLADGLPADGVVTGVGKINGQTVCVMANDSTVKAGSWGARTVEKIIRIQETAEKLRCPILYLVDSAGARITDQIEMFPGRRGAGRIFYNQVKLSGKVPQVCLLFGPSAAGGAYIPAFCDIVIMVEGNASMYLGSPRMAEMVIGEKVTLEEMGGARMHCTVSGCGDVLVKTEEEAIDYARRYLSYFPSHCGEKPPVSAAKPPKSFEKTIEDIIPTNQNTPFNMYDLIERVIDEGSFCEIKKLFAPEIITGLARLNGQPIGIIANQPRIKGGVLFHDSADKAAKFITLCDAFNIPLLFLTDVPGFMIGTKVERAGIIRHGAKMISAMSEATVPKISIIVRKAYGAGLYAMAGPAFEPDCCLAFPNAQIAVMGPEAAVNAVYANKIAELPEEERAAFVEKKREEYRRDIDIYRLASEMVVDGIIAPNNLRDELIRRFAAYMSKCMIFSERKHGVYPV; translated from the coding sequence ATGCAAACAAACGATGTGGTGAACAAACAAAACGAAAAGCTTACGGAACAATTGATGGAACGAACCAAAAAGATTGAGAGTGGAGGAGCAGCAAAATATCACGAAAAAAACGCGGCGCAAGGAAAGCTGTTTGTCCGCGACCGCTTAAAATTGTTATTGGATAGCGGGCTTGAATTTGAGGACGCGCTCTTTGCGAACTGCCTCGCTGATGGACTTCCTGCGGATGGGGTTGTGACAGGGGTCGGAAAAATCAACGGCCAAACGGTATGCGTAATGGCGAACGACTCTACAGTGAAAGCGGGTTCTTGGGGAGCTCGGACTGTGGAAAAAATCATCCGCATTCAAGAAACAGCGGAAAAACTGCGCTGCCCGATTCTTTATCTAGTCGACTCGGCCGGAGCGCGCATCACGGATCAAATCGAAATGTTCCCAGGCCGGCGCGGCGCGGGCCGCATTTTTTATAATCAAGTCAAATTATCGGGAAAAGTGCCGCAAGTTTGCCTCTTGTTTGGTCCTTCCGCCGCCGGTGGAGCGTATATTCCGGCGTTTTGCGACATTGTCATCATGGTTGAAGGAAACGCGTCAATGTATTTAGGTTCGCCGCGCATGGCGGAAATGGTCATCGGCGAGAAAGTGACGCTGGAAGAAATGGGCGGCGCCCGCATGCATTGCACCGTTTCCGGATGCGGAGATGTGCTGGTGAAAACGGAAGAAGAAGCGATCGACTATGCCCGCCGCTACCTATCCTACTTTCCGTCCCATTGCGGCGAAAAACCGCCAGTGTCGGCAGCAAAGCCGCCAAAATCGTTTGAAAAAACGATTGAAGATATTATTCCAACGAATCAAAACACCCCGTTTAATATGTACGATCTCATCGAGCGCGTGATCGACGAAGGTTCGTTTTGCGAAATTAAGAAGCTGTTTGCGCCGGAGATCATCACCGGGCTGGCCCGTTTAAACGGCCAGCCGATCGGCATTATCGCCAATCAGCCGCGCATCAAAGGCGGCGTCTTATTCCATGATTCCGCCGACAAAGCGGCGAAATTTATCACTCTTTGCGATGCGTTTAACATTCCGCTTCTCTTTTTAACCGACGTTCCGGGTTTTATGATCGGGACAAAAGTCGAACGCGCCGGTATCATCCGCCACGGAGCGAAAATGATTTCGGCGATGTCGGAAGCGACCGTGCCAAAAATTTCGATCATCGTGCGCAAAGCGTACGGCGCCGGATTGTACGCGATGGCCGGACCGGCGTTTGAGCCGGACTGCTGCTTGGCGTTTCCAAACGCGCAAATTGCTGTCATGGGGCCGGAAGCAGCCGTCAACGCCGTGTATGCGAATAAAATTGCGGAATTGCCGGAGGAAGAGCGCGCGGCCTTCGTCGAAAAAAAACGTGAAGAATACCGCCGCGACATCGATATTTACCGGCTCGCGTCGGAAATGGTCGTAGATGGCATTATCGCGCCAAACAACTTGCGCGATGAACTAATCCGCCGTTTTGCTGCATACATGTCCAAATGTATGATATTCTCGGAAAGGAAACACGGTGTGTATCCAGTTTAA
- a CDS encoding phage holin family protein — MISAMVAVARLADRAVGTNNLCRDATIFFYLTNELLSILEMLAG; from the coding sequence ATGATTTCTGCAATGGTAGCTGTGGCACGTTTGGCAGATCGCGCAGTCGGAACAAACAATTTATGCCGAGATGCGACGATCTTTTTTTATTTAACGAATGAGTTGCTATCCATTCTCGAAATGCTGGCCGGATAG
- a CDS encoding DUF2639 domain-containing protein: MAYFGSKGWLVQQLKEVGIRRHPVERKKVETYKAAILYGLYQKYVKKIR, encoded by the coding sequence ATGGCTTACTTCGGTTCGAAAGGCTGGCTTGTCCAACAATTGAAAGAGGTGGGAATTCGTCGGCATCCTGTGGAAAGGAAAAAAGTTGAAACGTATAAAGCGGCCATTTTATATGGACTGTACCAAAAATATGTAAAGAAAATCCGCTAA
- a CDS encoding MarR family transcriptional regulator → MEKLGREIMYSVFRMQKALCRLAREDAARVGITEVQLMILYTLLKKENIRLNDLAEKLNLSNSNVSGTVDRLVSAGLVARETSKEDRRAVILSLTDKGRQTIKEAFNHESILLQRLQKIEQTIDTEEILQFLSLQQKMKNILLGEE, encoded by the coding sequence ATGGAAAAGCTTGGGCGAGAAATTATGTATTCGGTGTTTCGAATGCAAAAAGCGTTGTGCCGGCTCGCCCGCGAAGATGCGGCCCGGGTAGGCATTACAGAAGTGCAGCTAATGATTCTCTACACGTTATTGAAAAAAGAAAATATCCGCTTGAACGATTTGGCGGAAAAATTAAATTTAAGCAACAGCAACGTCAGCGGTACGGTTGACCGTCTTGTCAGCGCCGGGTTGGTGGCACGGGAGACGTCGAAAGAAGACCGCCGTGCTGTGATATTAAGTTTGACCGATAAAGGCAGACAGACGATTAAAGAAGCGTTTAATCATGAATCCATCCTTTTGCAGCGGCTGCAAAAAATCGAACAAACTATTGATACGGAAGAAATTTTGCAATTTCTTTCTCTCCAGCAAAAGATGAAAAATATTTTATTAGGGGAGGAATAA
- a CDS encoding HlyD family efflux transporter periplasmic adaptor subunit, whose translation MNAKRLIALNIIVLILLVGGGFAAYYYVNEVTNYIKTDNARIDGQAISISSPYSGKLTNWSGNIGKTFNSGDQIGEVSDGKHNIPITVPHHMTIVQQNAVQNSFVPAGMTLARGYDLDDLWVTANIDETDIEDVKVGQDVDIYVDAYPDRKFTGKVEKLGYATANTFSLLPSSNNTGNYTKVTQVIPVTISIDDDNGAGLVPGMNVTVRIHK comes from the coding sequence GTGAACGCAAAAAGATTAATCGCGTTGAATATTATCGTTCTCATTTTACTTGTCGGCGGCGGTTTTGCTGCTTATTATTATGTCAATGAAGTGACCAACTATATTAAAACAGACAATGCTCGCATCGACGGGCAAGCCATTTCGATTTCTTCTCCATATTCTGGAAAATTAACAAACTGGTCGGGAAACATTGGAAAAACGTTTAATAGCGGCGACCAAATCGGTGAAGTATCAGACGGGAAACATAACATTCCAATCACCGTTCCGCATCATATGACGATTGTCCAACAAAACGCCGTTCAAAATTCGTTTGTCCCAGCGGGAATGACGTTGGCGCGCGGCTATGATTTAGACGATTTATGGGTCACGGCAAACATAGATGAAACCGATATTGAAGATGTCAAAGTAGGCCAAGATGTCGACATTTATGTGGATGCCTACCCAGACCGCAAATTTACGGGGAAAGTGGAGAAGCTTGGATATGCGACTGCCAATACGTTTAGCTTGTTGCCAAGTTCCAATAATACAGGCAACTATACGAAAGTGACGCAAGTCATTCCGGTTACGATTTCGATTGACGATGATAACGGGGCGGGACTAGTACCAGGGATGAACGTCACTGTTCGCATTCACAAGTAG
- a CDS encoding DHA2 family efflux MFS transporter permease subunit produces MSTFLTGYIIFSIFVLAVMNIMVRRRKNAPVPHDAEKAELSNATVANRHEESASTAVPPRQAGLANIGDSRNKVVATIMLGAFVAILNQTLINVALPHMMNDFNVETSTIQWLVTGYMLINGVLIPISPFLIAKFPTKKLFLSGMSFFAIGAFICSVAPSFAIMLTGRLIQAIGAGIIMQLMMVIMLNIFPPEKRGVAMGTVGIAMMFAPAVGPTLSGWIVEHYSWRLLFYVVLPIAIIDIVLAFLWLKDTSRTGNPPLDLRGAIYSTIGFGGVLYGFSEAGSNGWGQTNVIVSIIIGVVFLVLFTWRSLTVENPILNFRVFKYNVFTLSTIIGCVINMALFAAMVLLPVYLQNLRGFTPLDAGLLLLPGAIVMAIMSPISGWIFDRIGARMLAIVGLVITVVTTWEFSKLTIDTPYSHILMLYIFRMFGMSMLGMPIMTEGLNALPRHLYSHGTAMANTLRQVAASLGTAFLVTVMSNRSKFHAENYRNEMTENNPFFLDIVAQLKQAIPSDEAIAQLLYGIVQQRSAIEGINDAFFVATGLAFLALILAFFLKGKKRNAPSS; encoded by the coding sequence ATGTCAACGTTTTTAACTGGTTATATTATATTTTCCATTTTCGTTCTCGCCGTGATGAATATTATGGTGAGAAGACGAAAAAACGCGCCCGTCCCGCATGATGCGGAAAAAGCGGAACTTTCGAACGCAACCGTTGCAAATCGCCATGAGGAATCCGCTTCGACAGCGGTGCCTCCGCGCCAAGCAGGCTTGGCAAACATTGGCGACAGCCGGAATAAAGTAGTGGCTACTATTATGCTTGGGGCGTTTGTGGCGATTTTGAATCAGACGCTCATCAACGTCGCGCTTCCGCATATGATGAATGATTTTAACGTAGAAACGTCGACGATTCAGTGGCTTGTTACAGGATACATGCTCATTAACGGCGTGTTGATTCCGATCAGCCCTTTCTTGATTGCCAAATTTCCTACGAAGAAATTGTTTCTTTCGGGGATGTCATTTTTTGCGATTGGCGCCTTTATTTGTTCCGTCGCCCCTTCCTTCGCCATCATGCTGACCGGCCGCCTTATCCAGGCGATCGGTGCAGGGATTATTATGCAATTAATGATGGTTATTATGTTAAATATTTTTCCGCCAGAAAAACGCGGAGTGGCGATGGGAACAGTCGGAATTGCCATGATGTTTGCGCCAGCCGTCGGTCCAACGTTGTCCGGATGGATCGTTGAACACTATTCGTGGCGTCTTTTATTCTACGTCGTATTGCCGATTGCGATTATTGATATTGTGCTGGCCTTTCTTTGGTTGAAGGATACATCAAGAACAGGCAATCCGCCACTGGATCTGCGCGGAGCGATTTATTCGACGATCGGTTTTGGCGGTGTGCTATACGGATTCAGCGAAGCGGGAAGCAATGGTTGGGGGCAGACGAACGTTATTGTGTCGATTATCATCGGCGTCGTATTCCTGGTTTTATTTACGTGGCGTTCGTTGACGGTGGAAAACCCAATTTTAAATTTTCGAGTGTTTAAATATAACGTCTTTACATTATCTACAATTATCGGCTGTGTCATCAATATGGCGCTGTTTGCTGCGATGGTGCTGCTTCCGGTCTATTTGCAAAACTTGCGCGGCTTTACGCCGCTGGACGCCGGTTTGCTGCTCTTGCCTGGAGCGATTGTGATGGCCATCATGTCGCCGATTTCCGGCTGGATTTTTGACCGCATCGGCGCGCGGATGCTTGCGATTGTCGGTCTAGTCATTACGGTCGTGACCACATGGGAGTTCAGCAAGCTGACGATAGATACGCCATACAGCCATATTTTGATGTTATATATTTTCCGCATGTTTGGCATGTCGATGTTAGGGATGCCGATTATGACGGAAGGGCTCAACGCATTGCCGCGCCATTTATACAGCCATGGAACGGCGATGGCAAATACATTGCGGCAAGTCGCTGCTTCGCTTGGCACGGCGTTTCTCGTTACGGTGATGTCGAACCGTTCGAAGTTTCATGCAGAAAATTATCGCAATGAGATGACGGAAAACAATCCGTTCTTTTTAGATATAGTAGCGCAGCTAAAACAAGCCATTCCAAGCGATGAAGCAATCGCACAGCTTTTATACGGCATCGTGCAGCAGCGTTCCGCGATAGAAGGCATTAACGATGCGTTTTTTGTCGCGACAGGGCTCGCGTTTCTCGCGCTTATTTTAGCGTTTTTCTTAAAAGGGAAAAAGCGAAACGCTCCGTCTTCTTAA
- a CDS encoding DUF6501 family protein yields MIHRTWLNRPTLKKVKCVHTNAEKYIVDHVLTPGKTYEVKNETEEFYFIIDNTGKIGGFYKDYFEEV; encoded by the coding sequence ATGATTCATCGCACTTGGTTAAACCGCCCAACGTTAAAAAAAGTGAAATGTGTACATACCAACGCGGAAAAATACATCGTTGACCATGTGCTGACGCCAGGGAAAACATATGAAGTGAAAAACGAAACAGAAGAATTTTATTTTATTATTGATAACACCGGGAAAATCGGCGGGTTTTATAAAGACTATTTCGAGGAAGTATAA